The proteins below are encoded in one region of Bacillus vallismortis:
- the narI gene encoding respiratory nitrate reductase subunit gamma, which produces MSGQILWGVMPYIVMTIFIGGHIYRYQHDQFGWNAKSSELLEKKKLAAGSTLFHWGMLCVIGGHVMGILIPEAVYSSLGISEHMYHKMAIGAGLPAGIAACIGLFILTYRRLFDKRIRKTSTPSDILTLILLLFMMLSGLAATFLNIDSKGFDYRTTVGPWSREIFLFRPDASLMENVPLWFKLHIIIGYVVFILWPFTRLVHVFSLPLKYLTRSYVVYRKRS; this is translated from the coding sequence ATGAGTGGGCAGATCCTGTGGGGCGTGATGCCATACATTGTCATGACGATCTTCATCGGCGGCCATATTTACCGCTATCAGCATGACCAATTTGGCTGGAACGCGAAATCAAGCGAGCTATTAGAAAAGAAAAAACTTGCGGCGGGCAGCACCCTTTTTCACTGGGGCATGCTGTGCGTGATCGGCGGCCATGTCATGGGCATTCTGATCCCGGAAGCCGTGTATTCTTCCCTTGGCATTTCAGAGCATATGTATCACAAAATGGCGATTGGCGCGGGCCTGCCGGCGGGGATTGCGGCTTGTATCGGACTTTTCATCCTGACGTACAGAAGGCTGTTTGACAAAAGAATCCGCAAAACCAGCACGCCATCGGATATTCTTACGCTGATTCTGCTGCTGTTTATGATGCTGTCGGGCCTTGCCGCCACATTTCTCAACATTGATTCAAAAGGATTTGATTACCGGACAACAGTAGGGCCGTGGTCCAGGGAGATCTTTTTGTTCAGGCCTGACGCCTCTTTGATGGAGAATGTCCCGCTATGGTTTAAGCTTCATATCATCATAGGTTACGTCGTTTTTATCCTCTGGCCGTTTACAAGATTGGTACACGTGTTCAGTCTGCCGCTCAAATATCTGACACGAAGCTATGTCGTGTATCGGAAACGCTCGTGA
- a CDS encoding Crp/Fnr family transcriptional regulator: MNQCDYLLFLKQLPMFNGVPVSIVETLLKNGTLISGSSDQSSSFLHCQSVYVVLKGSVRLMDSRLPEGSKTVALWEKGDVFPVDEKGGLYLSPFISVNVSSDVLILNIPYYIFKKMMSYHPQLQMNFLAMLQQNVFCSYQLFLRYLHTSQDENAKPGS; encoded by the coding sequence ATGAATCAGTGTGACTATTTATTATTTCTGAAACAACTTCCTATGTTTAATGGAGTGCCTGTGTCCATTGTTGAAACCTTGCTGAAAAACGGGACGTTGATTAGCGGCTCATCTGATCAGTCTTCATCCTTTCTTCATTGTCAATCCGTTTATGTCGTATTAAAAGGCAGTGTCCGTTTGATGGACAGCAGGCTCCCGGAAGGATCGAAAACCGTTGCGCTGTGGGAAAAAGGCGATGTGTTTCCGGTTGATGAAAAAGGAGGGCTGTACTTATCGCCTTTTATCTCAGTCAATGTCTCTTCAGACGTTCTTATTCTCAATATCCCTTATTACATATTTAAAAAAATGATGTCTTACCATCCGCAGCTGCAAATGAACTTTTTGGCCATGCTACAGCAAAATGTTTTTTGTTCCTATCAATTATTTTTGCGTTATCTGCACACATCACAGGATGAAAACGCCAAACCCGGTTCTTAA
- the narK gene encoding nitrate transporter NarK, giving the protein MFNRQHIQLSLQSLSLVAGFMVWVLISSLISQITLDIHLSKGEISLVTAIPVILGSLLRIPLGYLTNRFGARLMFMISFILLLFPVFWISIADSLFDLIAGGFFLGIGGAVFSIGVTSLPKYYPKEKHGFVNGIYGAGNIGTAITTFAAPVIAQAAGWKATVQMYMVLLAVFALLHVLFGDRHEKKVNVSIKAQIKTVYRNQVLWFLSLFYFITFGAFVAFTIYLPNFLVEHFGLNPADAGLRTAGFIAVSTLLRPAGGFLADKMSPLRILMVVFAGLTLSGIILSFSPTIGLYTFGSLTVAVCSGIGNGTVFKLVPFYFSKQAGIANGIVSAMGGLGGFFPPLILASVFQATGQYAIGFMALSEVALASFVLVIWMYWQERMKAHTERNSQSIS; this is encoded by the coding sequence ATGTTCAACCGTCAACATATCCAATTATCGTTACAGTCATTAAGCTTGGTGGCAGGGTTTATGGTTTGGGTGCTGATTTCATCACTCATTAGCCAAATCACATTAGATATTCATTTAAGCAAAGGCGAGATTTCTTTGGTGACGGCGATTCCCGTCATCCTCGGATCGCTTCTCCGCATTCCTTTAGGGTATTTAACGAACAGGTTTGGCGCGCGGCTGATGTTTATGATCAGCTTCATCCTGCTTTTGTTTCCGGTGTTTTGGATCAGTATCGCGGATTCCCTGTTTGATTTAATCGCGGGCGGTTTTTTCTTAGGGATCGGAGGAGCGGTTTTCTCCATTGGGGTAACATCCCTTCCGAAATATTATCCGAAAGAAAAGCACGGTTTCGTCAATGGGATTTACGGGGCCGGAAACATCGGAACCGCGATTACCACATTTGCGGCGCCGGTTATCGCCCAAGCGGCGGGATGGAAAGCAACCGTGCAAATGTATATGGTTCTGCTGGCTGTTTTCGCATTGCTGCATGTTTTGTTCGGCGATCGGCATGAGAAGAAAGTGAATGTTTCCATAAAGGCCCAAATCAAAACCGTTTACCGAAATCAAGTTCTGTGGTTTTTGAGTCTGTTTTATTTTATTACGTTTGGCGCCTTTGTCGCCTTCACCATTTATCTCCCGAACTTTCTGGTAGAGCACTTTGGGCTGAACCCTGCGGACGCCGGTTTGCGGACGGCTGGGTTTATTGCCGTCTCTACGCTGCTCAGGCCTGCGGGCGGATTTTTGGCTGATAAGATGAGCCCGCTCCGCATCCTGATGGTTGTTTTTGCGGGACTTACGTTATCGGGCATTATCTTATCGTTCTCGCCGACGATCGGCCTTTATACGTTTGGGTCATTAACGGTGGCAGTTTGCTCAGGTATAGGAAACGGAACCGTTTTTAAACTGGTGCCTTTTTATTTTTCGAAGCAAGCGGGGATTGCCAATGGTATTGTGTCTGCCATGGGCGGATTAGGCGGTTTTTTCCCTCCGCTGATATTGGCGAGTGTTTTTCAGGCCACAGGCCAATACGCGATCGGCTTTATGGCGCTATCGGAAGTGGCGTTAGCCAGCTTTGTCCTTGTCATATGGATGTATTGGCAGGAAAGAATGAAAGCACACACGGAGAGAAACAGCCAGAGCATCAGCTAA
- the narJ gene encoding nitrate reductase molybdenum cofactor assembly chaperone encodes MNTTDRQITFSALSALLSYPDEEWRAELPDWKALIYEISNRHIREKLLRFFEASANFTQEALIEHYVYTFDFGKKTNMYVTYFNSGEQRERGIELLHLKNTYQQSGFMPTDKELPDYLPLMLEFAAVAEIEAVNSVFETYLSNVRELASRLEKNDSIYAELLHVLLAALENIGLRESVEGAVQP; translated from the coding sequence ATGAACACCACAGACAGGCAAATCACGTTCTCTGCTCTTTCCGCTCTTCTTTCCTATCCGGATGAGGAGTGGAGAGCCGAGCTTCCCGATTGGAAGGCTCTTATCTATGAAATCAGCAACCGGCACATCCGGGAGAAGCTGCTGCGCTTTTTCGAGGCGTCTGCGAACTTTACTCAAGAAGCGCTGATTGAACACTATGTCTATACATTCGACTTCGGGAAAAAAACGAATATGTACGTCACTTATTTCAACTCAGGCGAGCAAAGGGAACGCGGGATTGAATTGCTGCATTTAAAAAACACCTACCAGCAATCCGGTTTCATGCCGACAGACAAAGAGTTGCCTGATTATCTTCCGCTTATGCTGGAATTTGCCGCGGTTGCGGAGATCGAAGCTGTGAATAGCGTATTTGAAACCTATTTGTCCAATGTGAGGGAGCTGGCATCCCGCCTCGAAAAAAATGACAGTATCTATGCGGAGTTGCTGCACGTGCTGCTGGCCGCGCTGGAAAATATCGGCTTGCGTGAAAGCGTTGAAGGGGCTGTTCAGCCATGA
- the fnr gene encoding fumarate/nitrate reduction transcriptional regulator Fnr, translating into MNILSVRPSDSDLLSSDLFELLESISTKRKMEKHTYLFREGMDAEELYLLQSGLIEIGKLTSDGKDLTLRICQRNDIVGELTLFTEEPRYMLSAKVLEDGEVLVINKNKLEKELIQNGALTFEFMKWMSTHLRKIQSKIRDLLLHGKKGALYSTLIRLSNSYGVERSDGILINIALTNQDLAKFCAAARESVNRMLGDLRKQGVISIDESGKIILHKRDYLRCEIECENCPLEICNID; encoded by the coding sequence ATGAATATTCTCTCTGTTCGACCATCTGATAGTGATCTTCTGTCCAGCGATCTCTTTGAATTGCTGGAATCGATCAGTACGAAAAGAAAAATGGAAAAACACACGTATTTGTTTCGAGAAGGAATGGATGCAGAAGAACTGTATCTGCTTCAATCAGGACTCATTGAAATCGGCAAACTGACATCTGACGGAAAAGATCTGACCCTTAGAATTTGCCAAAGAAATGATATTGTCGGGGAATTAACACTTTTCACTGAAGAACCGAGATATATGCTCAGTGCAAAGGTGCTAGAGGATGGCGAGGTGCTCGTCATTAATAAAAACAAGCTGGAAAAGGAACTCATTCAAAACGGTGCTCTGACATTTGAATTTATGAAATGGATGAGCACCCATCTCCGGAAAATTCAGTCTAAGATCAGGGATCTGCTTCTTCACGGCAAAAAGGGGGCGCTCTACTCCACCCTTATCCGCTTATCAAACAGCTACGGGGTGGAACGAAGCGACGGCATTCTGATTAACATCGCGCTGACAAATCAGGATTTGGCAAAGTTTTGCGCGGCGGCAAGGGAAAGCGTCAACCGTATGCTGGGAGACCTCCGCAAACAAGGGGTGATTTCGATAGACGAATCCGGAAAAATTATTTTGCACAAGCGGGACTATTTACGATGTGAAATTGAGTGTGAAAATTGTCCGCTGGAGATTTGCAATATTGATTGA
- a CDS encoding YitT family protein — protein sequence MKRILLILTACLITSAGVLTLRHSHVLTGGTAGLSLSLSYLFHSSFAMIFFLVNIPFYVFSFIRMGITFTLSTVFAVTALTLFTSADHWLPSVSFSPLGGAICGGTLIGFGLSLMFYHQASLGGANILALFLQKRYGWNPGTVNFIFDFGVVLAGIYSVGLMKGLFSIVSIAVTGLIVSFFKNKIKSSYSLKPGLLRNITPGQSQEASS from the coding sequence ATGAAGCGGATTTTACTCATTTTAACTGCTTGTCTTATCACAAGCGCCGGAGTCCTGACACTCAGGCATTCTCACGTATTAACCGGCGGCACAGCAGGATTGTCACTAAGCCTGTCTTACTTGTTTCATTCCTCGTTTGCTATGATCTTCTTTCTGGTCAATATCCCGTTTTATGTTTTTTCATTCATCAGAATGGGCATCACATTTACCTTATCTACTGTATTTGCAGTCACAGCGCTGACTCTGTTTACAAGCGCGGATCACTGGCTGCCGTCTGTCTCTTTTTCACCGCTTGGCGGGGCGATTTGCGGCGGAACGCTGATTGGATTCGGCCTGTCGCTCATGTTTTATCATCAGGCATCGCTCGGGGGAGCCAATATCCTGGCTTTATTTCTGCAAAAGCGCTACGGATGGAATCCGGGTACGGTTAATTTCATCTTCGATTTTGGCGTAGTGCTGGCCGGCATTTACTCCGTTGGATTGATGAAAGGCCTCTTCTCCATAGTGTCGATTGCGGTGACGGGTTTGATCGTCAGCTTCTTCAAAAATAAAATCAAAAGCAGCTACTCACTCAAGCCCGGGTTACTCCGGAACATCACACCCGGCCAATCACAGGAAGCTTCATCTTAA
- the narH gene encoding nitrate reductase subunit beta, which yields MKIKAQIGMVMNLDKCIGCHTCSVTCKNTWTNRAGAEYMYFNNVETKPGIGYPKHWEDQDKYKGGWTLKKGKLELKSGPKTNRLAGLFYNPNQPSIDDYYEPWNYDYETLTNSPQKKHQPVARPKSSLTGDFMNIEWGPNWEDDLAGGHITGLEDPNVQKMEESIKTEFDEVFMMYLPRICEHCINPACVSSCPSGAMYKREEDGIVLVDQNACRSWRYCVSSCPYKKVYFNWQTNKAEKCTLCFPRLEAGLPTICSETCVGRIRYLGVMLYDADKVEEAASVENEKDLYHSQLDVFLDSNDPEVAKLAKEQGIPAEWIEAAQQSPIYKMIIDWKIALPLHPEYRTLPMVWYIPPLSPIMNLFEGKGSQQTAEDIFPAIDQMRIPIDYLAQLLTAGDTDHIRSTLKKMSVMRQYMRAVQTNKTVDQALISSVGLTEQQIEDMYRLLAIAKYDDRFVIPSSHREEVSDLYAEQGSCGLSFSGGPGSCF from the coding sequence TTGAAGATTAAAGCGCAAATCGGAATGGTCATGAACTTGGATAAATGCATCGGCTGTCACACGTGCAGCGTCACCTGCAAAAACACGTGGACAAACCGTGCCGGTGCGGAATATATGTACTTCAATAATGTAGAAACAAAACCGGGCATCGGCTACCCGAAGCACTGGGAGGACCAGGACAAATATAAGGGCGGCTGGACATTGAAAAAAGGAAAGCTCGAGCTGAAATCCGGGCCGAAAACAAATCGGCTCGCAGGCCTTTTCTATAACCCGAATCAGCCGTCAATTGATGATTACTATGAACCTTGGAACTATGATTATGAAACATTAACGAACAGCCCGCAGAAAAAACACCAGCCAGTGGCGCGCCCGAAATCGTCCTTGACAGGGGATTTTATGAATATCGAATGGGGGCCGAACTGGGAGGATGACCTTGCAGGCGGCCACATTACAGGGCTTGAAGACCCAAACGTGCAAAAGATGGAGGAATCGATCAAAACAGAATTCGATGAGGTCTTTATGATGTATCTGCCGCGTATTTGCGAGCACTGCATCAACCCGGCGTGCGTGTCCTCTTGTCCATCGGGGGCCATGTACAAACGCGAGGAAGACGGCATTGTGCTTGTGGATCAAAACGCATGCCGTTCATGGAGATATTGTGTTTCATCCTGCCCTTATAAAAAGGTTTATTTTAACTGGCAAACGAACAAAGCGGAAAAATGCACCCTCTGCTTTCCGCGCTTGGAGGCGGGGCTGCCGACCATCTGCTCCGAGACGTGTGTAGGCAGAATCCGCTACCTCGGCGTCATGCTGTACGACGCAGACAAAGTGGAGGAAGCGGCATCTGTTGAAAATGAAAAGGATCTCTACCATTCCCAATTGGATGTTTTTCTTGATTCGAATGACCCTGAAGTTGCCAAACTGGCAAAAGAACAAGGCATCCCGGCTGAATGGATAGAGGCCGCGCAGCAATCGCCGATCTATAAAATGATCATCGACTGGAAGATTGCGCTGCCGCTTCACCCTGAGTACCGGACGCTGCCGATGGTTTGGTACATTCCGCCGCTGAGCCCGATTATGAATCTCTTTGAAGGAAAAGGCAGCCAGCAAACGGCGGAAGATATTTTTCCGGCTATCGACCAAATGAGAATTCCGATTGACTATTTGGCACAGCTATTAACGGCCGGTGATACGGATCATATTCGGTCAACATTAAAGAAAATGTCTGTCATGCGCCAGTATATGAGAGCGGTCCAGACGAATAAAACCGTCGACCAGGCACTGATCTCCAGTGTCGGCTTAACAGAACAGCAAATCGAAGACATGTATCGGCTGCTTGCCATCGCCAAATATGATGACCGCTTTGTGATTCCGAGCAGCCACCGGGAAGAAGTGTCCGATTTATATGCTGAACAGGGGAGCTGCGGCTTATCATTTTCAGGCGGTCCCGGTTCTTGTTTCTAA
- a CDS encoding nitrate reductase subunit alpha, whose protein sequence is MKKKKMSPLFRRLNYFSPIEHHSNQHSQTTREDRDWENVYRNRWQYDKVVRSTHGVNCTGSCSWNIYVKNGIVTWEGQNLNYPSTSPDMPDFEPRGCPRGASFSWYIYSPLRVKYPYVRGVLINLWREALQAHQNPLDAWKSIVENPEKAKSYKQARGKGGFVRAEWPEVLKLISASLLYTVMKYGPDRNVGFSPIPAMSMISHASGSRFMSLIGGPMLSFYDWYADLPPASPQIWGDQTDVPESSDWYNSGYIMTWGSNVPLTRTPDAHFLAEARYKGAKVISISPDFAESSKFADDWLSIRQGTDGALAMAMGHVILQEFYVNQETERFIDYAKQYTDFPFFVTLSKENGVYTAGRFLHAKDIGRKTKHDQWKPAVWNEKTNAFAIPQGTMGSRWDGQQKWNLHMVDEETGEPIEPRLSVLGIEDEIGTVRIPYFSNDGNKVLERDLPIKKLDLNGEEVCITTVFDLILANYGVNRGIGDQSAASYDDPEPFTPGWQEQMTGIKKEAVIKIAREFAQNAIDTDGRSMIIVGAGINHWFNSDTIYRAVLNLVLLVGAQGVNGGGWAHYVGQEKLRPAEGWQTIANAKDWEGVPKLQNGTSFFYFATDQWRYEDQPISDLASPIAASSRYKHHADYNVLAARLGWLPSYPTFNQNGIDLYKEAEQAGAVTPEEVGAYVASQLQEKKLKFAIEDPDNEVNFPRNLFVWRANLISSSGKGHEYFLKHLLGTTNGLMNDDSDSIRPEEIKWREQAPEGKLDLLINLDFRMAGTALYSDIVLPAATWYEKHDLSSTDMHPFIHPFAPAISAPWESKSDWDIFKALSKAVSDLAEEVDMEPVKEVVATPLLHDTAQELAQPLGKINDWSKGECEAIPGKTMPNIHVVERDYKHIFHKMTALGSHAGLKPSGTKGMSWSIADEYESLKKRLGDISTDSVAKGCPNISEAKQAAEAILTLSSTSNGKVAVKAWESLEKITNLKLKDLAEEREEECFTFEQITAQPKTVITSPAFTGSEKGGRRYSPFTTNVEKLIPWRTLTGRQSYYVDHELMMEFGETMATFKPILQHRPFLSKRPDQEGKEIVLNYLTPHNKWSVHSMYFDSLPMLTLFRGGPTVWMNKDDAEDTDIKDNDWIECFNRNGVVVARAVLSHRIPKGMAFMHHAQDRHINVPGTKLTNNRGGTHNSPTRIHVKPTQMIGGYAQLSYGFNYYGPTGNQRDLNVVIRKLKEVDWLED, encoded by the coding sequence ATGAAGAAAAAGAAAATGAGTCCGTTGTTTAGGAGATTAAACTATTTCTCTCCTATCGAACACCATTCAAATCAACATAGCCAAACGACCCGCGAAGATCGCGATTGGGAGAATGTATACAGAAACAGATGGCAGTACGACAAAGTCGTCCGCTCCACCCACGGCGTCAACTGTACGGGGTCCTGCAGCTGGAATATTTATGTGAAAAATGGAATTGTCACATGGGAAGGACAAAACTTGAATTATCCATCAACAAGCCCTGATATGCCTGATTTCGAACCGAGAGGCTGTCCGCGAGGGGCCAGTTTTTCTTGGTATATTTACAGCCCGCTTCGTGTGAAATATCCATACGTGCGCGGTGTGCTGATCAATTTGTGGCGGGAAGCACTGCAGGCCCATCAAAATCCATTGGATGCTTGGAAATCGATCGTTGAAAATCCTGAAAAAGCAAAGTCCTATAAACAGGCAAGAGGGAAGGGCGGTTTTGTGCGCGCTGAATGGCCGGAGGTGCTGAAGCTGATTTCAGCCTCTCTGCTCTATACCGTCATGAAATACGGGCCTGACCGGAATGTCGGTTTTTCTCCGATTCCGGCCATGTCCATGATCAGCCATGCCTCAGGCTCCCGGTTTATGTCTTTAATCGGCGGACCGATGCTCAGTTTTTATGACTGGTATGCGGATCTTCCTCCGGCGTCCCCGCAAATCTGGGGTGACCAGACGGACGTTCCGGAAAGCAGTGATTGGTACAACTCAGGCTATATCATGACATGGGGCTCCAACGTTCCGTTAACAAGAACGCCTGACGCGCATTTTTTGGCTGAGGCCCGTTATAAAGGCGCTAAGGTTATTTCGATCAGTCCGGATTTTGCGGAATCCTCAAAGTTCGCGGATGACTGGCTGAGTATCCGCCAAGGGACTGACGGAGCGCTTGCGATGGCTATGGGCCACGTCATTTTGCAGGAATTTTACGTGAACCAAGAGACGGAACGTTTCATTGACTATGCGAAGCAATACACAGATTTTCCGTTCTTCGTCACCCTGTCGAAAGAAAATGGCGTATACACAGCGGGGCGGTTTCTGCATGCGAAGGACATTGGCCGGAAGACAAAGCATGATCAGTGGAAGCCTGCGGTCTGGAATGAGAAGACAAACGCATTTGCCATACCGCAAGGGACAATGGGCTCCCGCTGGGACGGGCAGCAGAAATGGAACCTGCACATGGTCGATGAAGAAACCGGGGAACCGATAGAACCCCGTCTCTCTGTACTCGGAATAGAGGACGAAATCGGCACGGTGCGCATCCCTTATTTTTCAAATGACGGCAACAAAGTGCTTGAGCGGGATTTGCCGATTAAAAAACTGGATCTGAACGGCGAAGAGGTTTGTATCACGACCGTATTTGACTTAATATTGGCCAACTACGGCGTAAACCGGGGCATCGGCGATCAATCAGCTGCCTCTTATGATGATCCTGAGCCGTTTACACCTGGATGGCAGGAACAGATGACAGGAATCAAAAAAGAAGCCGTCATTAAGATAGCCAGAGAGTTTGCCCAAAATGCGATCGATACAGACGGCCGTTCCATGATTATCGTAGGGGCGGGGATCAACCACTGGTTCAACTCCGACACGATTTACCGGGCGGTGTTAAATCTTGTTTTGCTGGTAGGCGCCCAAGGTGTAAACGGAGGCGGATGGGCCCATTATGTAGGGCAGGAAAAGCTCCGTCCCGCTGAAGGGTGGCAGACGATTGCCAACGCAAAAGACTGGGAGGGCGTGCCCAAGCTGCAAAACGGCACCTCGTTTTTCTACTTTGCGACAGATCAGTGGCGATATGAGGACCAGCCGATCAGTGACTTGGCTTCACCGATCGCTGCGTCATCCCGCTATAAGCATCACGCCGATTACAATGTGCTGGCAGCGCGTTTAGGGTGGCTTCCGTCTTACCCGACATTCAATCAAAACGGTATTGACCTTTACAAGGAAGCTGAACAAGCGGGGGCAGTAACACCTGAAGAAGTTGGGGCGTACGTGGCCTCACAGCTTCAAGAGAAAAAGCTGAAATTCGCGATTGAAGATCCCGACAATGAAGTGAATTTCCCAAGAAATCTCTTCGTATGGCGGGCAAATCTGATCTCCAGCTCAGGAAAAGGGCATGAGTATTTTCTCAAGCATTTGCTGGGAACGACGAATGGCTTGATGAATGACGACAGCGACAGCATCCGCCCCGAAGAAATCAAATGGCGGGAGCAAGCGCCGGAAGGAAAGCTCGACTTGTTAATCAATCTTGATTTTCGAATGGCTGGTACGGCACTCTATTCTGATATCGTGCTGCCGGCGGCGACATGGTATGAAAAACACGATCTCAGCAGCACAGATATGCATCCGTTTATTCATCCTTTCGCTCCGGCGATCTCGGCTCCGTGGGAATCGAAGTCAGACTGGGATATTTTCAAAGCCCTGTCGAAAGCCGTTTCCGATCTGGCAGAAGAAGTCGATATGGAGCCTGTGAAAGAAGTAGTCGCGACGCCGCTTCTTCATGACACCGCGCAGGAATTGGCTCAGCCGTTAGGCAAAATCAATGACTGGAGCAAGGGCGAATGTGAAGCCATTCCGGGAAAAACGATGCCGAACATCCATGTCGTTGAACGGGATTACAAGCACATTTTTCATAAAATGACCGCGCTCGGATCTCACGCCGGATTAAAACCGAGCGGAACAAAAGGGATGAGCTGGTCGATAGCTGATGAATATGAATCACTCAAAAAGAGACTGGGAGACATCTCAACGGACAGTGTCGCCAAGGGATGTCCAAATATAAGTGAAGCGAAGCAGGCGGCAGAAGCGATTTTAACCCTATCGTCCACTTCAAATGGAAAAGTCGCCGTGAAAGCATGGGAATCGCTTGAAAAGATCACAAACCTGAAGCTAAAAGACCTGGCGGAAGAACGAGAGGAAGAATGCTTTACGTTCGAACAAATTACAGCCCAGCCGAAAACGGTCATCACCTCTCCGGCATTTACCGGCTCGGAAAAAGGCGGACGCAGGTACTCGCCGTTTACGACGAACGTAGAAAAATTAATCCCGTGGCGAACCCTGACCGGAAGGCAATCTTATTATGTCGATCATGAACTGATGATGGAATTCGGTGAAACGATGGCGACATTTAAACCGATCCTCCAGCACCGTCCGTTTCTGAGCAAGCGGCCTGATCAAGAGGGAAAAGAAATCGTCCTCAATTATTTGACACCGCATAATAAATGGTCCGTCCACAGCATGTATTTTGATTCTTTGCCGATGCTTACCCTGTTCCGCGGCGGGCCGACCGTGTGGATGAATAAAGATGATGCAGAGGACACGGATATCAAAGACAACGATTGGATTGAATGTTTTAACCGAAATGGTGTTGTCGTCGCGAGAGCGGTTTTGTCTCACCGGATTCCTAAAGGTATGGCGTTTATGCATCATGCCCAGGATCGCCACATCAACGTGCCCGGCACGAAGCTGACGAATAACCGCGGAGGCACCCATAACAGTCCGACAAGGATACATGTCAAGCCGACACAGATGATCGGGGGCTATGCCCAGCTCAGCTACGGCTTTAACTACTACGGTCCAACGGGGAATCAGCGCGACCTGAACGTCGTCATCCGTAAGCTGAAGGAGGTCGATTGGCTTGAAGATTAA
- a CDS encoding YwiC-like family protein codes for MKTMIPKQHGAWAMLLIPFSLGMVKGGPVFWHIPLFLGWLFLYLTVYPVTLALKKKQIKLYQKWICYYGVSACCFLMISIFHKPALIWIGISLLPLFLIHVCYARRKNERALVNDIAGVLFFCSGGLASCWLGTGILDGRAWFIFLQSAIFFIGSSFYVKSVIRERKNSTFAYWSWGYHLLLPFLSALLGAGWAFLAFIPSSLRAWFFYGRDWPVKTIGILEMVNACFFFAAMCLAITR; via the coding sequence ATGAAGACGATGATTCCAAAACAGCACGGCGCGTGGGCCATGCTTCTGATTCCATTTTCACTCGGGATGGTCAAGGGCGGTCCCGTTTTCTGGCATATTCCGCTCTTCCTAGGGTGGCTTTTCCTTTATTTGACGGTCTATCCCGTCACCCTCGCCTTGAAGAAGAAGCAGATCAAACTTTACCAAAAGTGGATATGTTACTACGGTGTTTCGGCCTGCTGCTTTTTGATGATCTCCATTTTTCATAAACCGGCACTCATCTGGATTGGCATTTCGTTATTGCCGCTTTTTCTCATCCATGTGTGCTATGCCCGCCGTAAAAACGAACGAGCATTAGTGAATGATATTGCGGGTGTCTTGTTCTTTTGCTCAGGGGGGCTTGCGAGCTGCTGGCTTGGGACAGGAATCCTTGACGGCAGGGCTTGGTTTATATTCTTGCAATCTGCTATATTTTTTATCGGGAGTTCCTTTTATGTAAAGTCGGTGATCCGGGAGAGAAAAAACAGCACTTTTGCATACTGGTCATGGGGATACCACTTGCTGCTCCCCTTTTTATCCGCTCTTCTCGGAGCCGGATGGGCATTTCTTGCTTTTATCCCAAGCAGTTTGCGGGCTTGGTTTTTTTACGGAAGAGATTGGCCCGTGAAAACGATCGGCATTCTGGAAATGGTGAATGCCTGCTTCTTTTTTGCCGCCATGTGCCTAGCAATCACAAGATAA